The Meriones unguiculatus strain TT.TT164.6M chromosome 9, Bangor_MerUng_6.1, whole genome shotgun sequence genome window below encodes:
- the C9H14orf119 gene encoding uncharacterized protein C14orf119 homolog isoform X2 yields MPLESSSSSVPPSLPSVLPSVPDDIASSSPPPMSYITSQEMKCILHWFASWSGPQRERFLQDLVAKAVPGKLQPLLDSLEQLSVSGANRPPCIFECQLRLWDQWFRGWAEQERNEFVRQLEVSEPDFVAKFYQAVAATAGKD; encoded by the coding sequence ATGCCACTGGAATCGTCTTCCTCGTCAGTGCCGCCATCCTTGCCTTCTGTGTTACCTTCAGTGCCAGATGACATTGCCAGCTCGTCCCCTCCTCCAATGTCTTACATCACTTCCCAGGAGATGAAGTGTATTCTTCACTGGTTTGCCAGTTGGTCAGGTCCCCAGCGGGAACGTTTTCTACAAGACCTGGTGGCCAAGGCAGTGCCAGGAAAGCTACAGCCACTGCTGGATAGTCTGGAGCAGCTCAGTGTCTCTGGGGCAAATCGACCCCCTTGTATCTTTGAGTGTCAGCTACGTCTTTGGGATCAGTGGTTTCGAGGTTGGGCCGAGCAGGAGCGCAATGAGTTTGTCAGGCAGCTGGAAGTCAGTGAGCCAGATTTCGTGGCAAAATTTTACCAAGCAGTGGCTGCTACTGCTGGTAAAGACTGA
- the Cirop gene encoding LOW QUALITY PROTEIN: ciliated left-right organizer metallopeptidase (The sequence of the model RefSeq protein was modified relative to this genomic sequence to represent the inferred CDS: substituted 1 base at 1 genomic stop codon), translating to MRLLLLLGVAMSRCLHEETQKSVHLLRPSFSQMPAHFRSSVLPLSGSREPQPIRIQTYYIRDPASSKTWDPEGDDMRGESRALAAVREAAGRIQGILAVLPVQGPLLLSRDPTQYCRAVWGDPDSPSYHRCSLLNPGYKGESCLGAKMPDAHLRGYSLWPEHGVPQLIQPDGPGIQNTDFLLYVRVAHTSKCHKEPSVLAYAACCQLDSEDRPLAGTIVYCAQHLTIPSLSHGDIVMATLHELLHALGFSGHLFKMWRDCPSGLSARENCSARKQVTRRDEWGQLLLSTPAVSHSLAKHLGVAGPLLGVPLEEEGSLSSHWESRLLQGSIMTATFDGAHRTRLDPVTLAAFEDSGWYQVNYSAAEELLWGRGAGLEFGLVSMCRNGSSDIFCTHSGLGCHYMHLDKGSCSSDPTLEGCRMYKPLANGSECWKEENGLLVRAENPHGEIYRKHSRCFLANLTSQMLSKDKTSQPPRTPDLQDPTGRCYLHQCTHQGAYEVRVEGSPWTPCLPGKAVQIPGYHGLLYCPQGRLCLGREGASAVTSPPRSFSTRDLLFQLSLRLTGTPGHSLGKEQREELAEVVLQALVTRCGTSRCYFHSPYITTGSVFTVVMWKSPGCRGPSIAMLYRMLTRTLQEKPLQVHQGEAIFTMEYSKXDFHVPRLLTSLNHQPSMTALLLATGFCLLLLILVGALGTLAYQKRAVLQVGPSTT from the exons ATGCGCCTTCTACTTCTCCTTGGGGTGGCCATGAGCAGATGTCTGCATGAGGAGACCCAGAAGTCCGTGCACCTTCTCAGGCCTTCTTTCTCCCAAATGCCTGCACACTTCCGATCCTcagtccttcctctctctggctcccGTGAGCCTCAACCCATCAGGATCCAAACTTACTATATAAGAGATCCCGCGTCCAGTAAAACTTGGGACCCTGAGGGGGATGACATGAGAGGGGAATCTCGAGCCCTGGCTGCCGTGAGAGAGGCTGCTGGAAGAATTCAAGGTATCCTAGCAG TCCTCCCAGTCCAAGGACCTCTGCTTCTGAGTCGAGACCCTACACAGTACTGCCGCGCCGTCTGGGGAGACCCGGATAGCCCCAGCTACCACAG GTGCAGCCTCTTGAACCCAGGGTACAAAGGAGAGAGTTGCCTTGGGGCAAAG ATGCCTGATGCCCACCTGCGTGGTTACTCCTTGTGGCCAGAGCACGGCGTGCCCCAGCTAATCCAACCAGATGGCCCTGGCATCCAGAACACTGACTTTCTCCTGTATGTGAGGGTTGCCCACACTTCCAAGTGTCACAAAGAG CCCTCTGTCCTAGCCTACGCTGCCTGCTGCCAGCTGGACTCAGAAGACAGGCCCCTCGCTGGTACCATTGTCTACTGTGCCCAACATCTCACCATTCCCAGCCTCAGCCATGGTGACATTGTCATG GCTACCCTACATGAACTCTTACATGCCCTGGGATTTTCTGGACACCTCTTCAAGATGTGGCGGGACTGCCCCTCAGGGCTCAGTG CTAGGGAGAATTGTTCTGCAAGGAAACAAGTGACCAGGCGAGATGAATGGGGACAGCTGCTTCTCAGTACTCCAGCCGTCAGCCACAGCCTGGCCAAACACTTGGGCGTAGCAGGGCCTTTGCTGGGCGTTCCTTTGGAGGAAGAG GGTTCTCTGTCATCACACTGGGAGTCCAGGCTGCTTCAGGGCTCTATAATGACGGCTACGTTCGATGGTGCCCACCGAACTCGACTTGACCCGGTGACTCTCGCTGCCTTCGAAGATTCAGGCTGGTATCAGGTCAACTACAGTGCTGCAGAGGAGCTACTGTGGGGCCGGG GCGCTGGCCTAGAATTTGGCCTGGTGAGCATGTGCAGGAATGGATCCTCAGACATCTTCTGCACCCACAG TGGGCTGGGCTGTCACTACATGCACCTGGACAAGGGGAGCTGCTCCTCAGACCCAACGCTGGAAGGCTGCCGCAtgtacaaacccttagccaatggG AGTGAATGCTGGAAGGAGGAAAATGGACTCCTCGTCAGAGCCGAGAACCCCCACGGGGAGATCTACCGGAAGCACAGCCGCTGCTTCCTTGCCAACCTTACCTCCCAAATGCTCTCCAAAGACAAGACCAGCCAACCCCCGAGGACTCCGGATCTCCAGGATCCCACAGGCCGCTGCTATTTACACCAATGCACCCACCAGGGAGCTTACGAGGTGCGAGTGGAGGGGTCTCCATGGACCCCCTGCCTTCCGGGAAAGGCTGTTCAG ATACCTGGATACCATGGTCTTCTCTACTGTCCCCAAGGCCGGCTGTGTCTGGGTCGTGAGGGCGCCAGCGCTGTCACTTCTCCACCCAGGAGTTTTTCAACCCGAGACCTGCTATTCCAGCTGTCTTTAAGATTAACTGGGACCCCAGGACACTCTCTGgggaaagaacagagagaagagcTGGCTGAGGTAGTCTTGCAGGCTCTGGTGACAAGATGTGGCACTAGCAG GTGTTATTTCCACAGCCCATACATCACCACAGGCTCGGTGTTCACTGTCGTTATGTGGAAGTCTCCTGGCTGCCGAGGGCCTTCTATTGCTATGCTGTACAGGATGCTGACCCGGACTCTTCAGGAAAAACCCCTCCAAGTGCACCAAGGAGAAGCCATCTTTACCATGGAATACAGCAAGTAAGATT TCCATGTTCCCCGGCTGCTGACTTCCTTGAACCATCAGCCCTCCATGACTGCCCTGCTTCTGGCCACTGGATTTTGTCTACTGCTGTTAATTCTGGTGGGTGCATTGGGAACTTTGGCCTATCAAAAACGAGCTGTACTCCAAGTGGGACCATCTACCACGTAA
- the C9H14orf119 gene encoding uncharacterized protein C14orf119 homolog isoform X1 — MLESAELRCFSIDSVAIDNIQSKITQKYSQISAYVSLPATLKYPHSKETAPKPELGYKEDETSRKNCCNRNFQMPLESSSSSVPPSLPSVLPSVPDDIASSSPPPMSYITSQEMKCILHWFASWSGPQRERFLQDLVAKAVPGKLQPLLDSLEQLSVSGANRPPCIFECQLRLWDQWFRGWAEQERNEFVRQLEVSEPDFVAKFYQAVAATAGKD, encoded by the exons ATGCTTGAAAGTGCTGAACTTAGATGTTTTAGTATAGATTCTGTGGCCATTGACAACATCCAGAGCAAAATAACTCAAAAGTACAGTCAGATTAGCGCATATGTGAGCTTGCCTGCCACATTGAAATATCCTCACAGCAAAGAAACTGCTCCTAAGCCAGAATTGGGCTACAAAGAAGACGAAACATCCCGGAAGAACTGCTGCAACAGAAACTTCCA GATGCCACTGGAATCGTCTTCCTCGTCAGTGCCGCCATCCTTGCCTTCTGTGTTACCTTCAGTGCCAGATGACATTGCCAGCTCGTCCCCTCCTCCAATGTCTTACATCACTTCCCAGGAGATGAAGTGTATTCTTCACTGGTTTGCCAGTTGGTCAGGTCCCCAGCGGGAACGTTTTCTACAAGACCTGGTGGCCAAGGCAGTGCCAGGAAAGCTACAGCCACTGCTGGATAGTCTGGAGCAGCTCAGTGTCTCTGGGGCAAATCGACCCCCTTGTATCTTTGAGTGTCAGCTACGTCTTTGGGATCAGTGGTTTCGAGGTTGGGCCGAGCAGGAGCGCAATGAGTTTGTCAGGCAGCTGGAAGTCAGTGAGCCAGATTTCGTGGCAAAATTTTACCAAGCAGTGGCTGCTACTGCTGGTAAAGACTGA